One Ricinus communis isolate WT05 ecotype wild-type chromosome 7, ASM1957865v1, whole genome shotgun sequence genomic region harbors:
- the LOC8263452 gene encoding sister chromatid cohesion 1 protein 4 isoform X2, with product MFYSQFILAKKGPLGTIWIAAHLERKLRKNQVADTDIGVSVDSILFPEVPIALRLSSHLLLGVVRIYSRKVNYLFDDCSEALLKIKQAFRSTAVDLPPEESTAPYHSITLPETFDLDDFELPDNDIFQGNYIDHHVSTREQITLQDTMDGAVYSTSQFGLDERFGDGDTSQVGLDLEEDLFLGKVAATGHDEISENDAQTSVELLEPSKTVASHERMTGTSEEMPLNGTRSKIEDLAANLEVIDYAQAPSTPGLMEEPNLSSVKDCLVCDDHLESEDHNVRGLGGMEISKNAPSKSALHHGDDARDLSLVDHLSHDTIAYMPTEEHSRLSGDLEINQAGLEGELLSTAVTSEHGPADETVSRQDESHQIEDKNKVVSSDNGETVTSIDQINGDYEESLAETNDNKFSNKIGECLLNGKVAPMPAHSSGLPTALETVNVEGQDGQGQEDSETLLDHVNNEQMKPTCISVLLPCNSHLSQPDILSGEADTSVLVSDLQSVDVAPLSSETVQREEGLHTSGTSTKVQGEECHVTDVVQSEENQISDPTLNGETQEDGGKHDVRLDNEISNNNQNENLTSPTTTELPAPEKLLSIPQTLLDKPHDLLVETPDKEVQEEGDGSGAGIRITGKKRSFAESALTVQSLNSVESFGVTRSKRTVESIPDDDDLLSSILVGRKSSALKMKPTPPAPEVPSMKRARFTSRPSALKRKVLMDDSMVLHGDIIRQQLTNTEDIRRLRKKAPCTRTEILMIQRQFLEDEIFSEPVLTGMSAYLTRMHSEAFDWSGIKVCENDDNNMASLEVVNDEHSARQIVKQDGGMEGSTEPVGCRTDIEEQTSEVSINKDNQQVEDHLGSYDIDNEHMNGVVDIVGHRTSVHEHLGETSEMENDKVNSEVSDAINHSAPGLETSQSEPASGDILEMPSATVDQSVILDKAIGTHEPMQVDTPIIPSDEIHNQLIEDVAGLRDMSNDIGLDCTEVVDNCAKKIGAVEAELRTGEELLLEESKVRASVEIGGDEQVDGSAPNDGADASLANVSSEAGSFVNFSSVNIDQAFEEIENYKHGVFSDNGGLGGNSMGIDDKDQTSDHLCSEEAKINSTYTIGLDGDFKNTSMNDGDNTVSQLVDQQDTMDTQNAPPDHVTTGECDDIRDVGFANDTEFLNVDDDEIDEDDNEGLPNAEDPRLLENSGWSSRTRAVAKYLQTLFDKEAEHGRKVLLMDNLLTGKTRKEASRMFFETLVLKTKDYVHVEQGKPFDNINIKPRAKLMKSDF from the exons ATGTTTTATTCCCAGTTTATATTGGCCAAGAAAGGGCCTTTAGGGACTATATGGATAGCAGCTCATTTGGAGAGAAAGCTTCGAAAGAACCAAGTTGCTGATACTGACATTGGTGTCTCCGTAG ATTCCATTCTCTTTCCTGAAGTACCAATTGCACTCAGGCTGTCCAGTCATCTTCTGCTTGGTGTGGTGAGGATATATTCTAGAAAGGTGAATTACCTTTTCGATGACTGCAGTGAGGCTTTGCTAAAGATAAAGCAAGCTTTTCGTTCCACAGCAGTTGATTTACCACCAGAAGAATCAACTGCTCCATATCACTCTATTACATTGCCCGAGACTTTTGATCTTGATGACTTTGAGCTgccagataatgatatttttcaAGG TAACTACATTGACCACCATGTCAGTACAAGGGAGCAGATTACACTCCAAGACACAATGGATGGTGCAGTCTACTCTACATCACAATTTGGCTTAGATG AGCGCTTTGGTGATGGTGACACTTCTCAAGTTGGATTGGACCTTGAAGAG GACCTGTTTCTAGGCAAGGTTGCAGCAACAGGGCATGATGAAATTTCTGA AAATGATGCTCAGACATCTGTTGAGCTATTGGAGCCTTCAAAAACAGTTGCAAGTCATGAAAGGATGACTGGAACTTCTGAAGAAATGCCATTGAATGGTACTAGAAGCAAG ATTGAAGATCTTGCTGCCAATTTGGAGGTCATTGACTATGCCCAGGCTCCATCGACCCCTGGATTAATGGAAGAGCCAAACCTGTCTAGTGTTAAGGACTGTCTGGTCTGTGATGATCATTTAGAGTCGGAAGATCACAATGTAAGAGGATTAGGAGGAATGGAGATATCAAAAAATGCGCCTAGTAAATCAGCTCTTCATCATGGGGATGATGCAAGGGATTTGTCTTTGGTTGATCATTTAAGTCATGATACAATTGCGTACATGCCTACTGAGGAGCACAGCCGCCTTTCTGGTGACTTGGAGATCAATCAGGCAGGGCTAGAAGGAGAATTACTTTCTACAGCAGTGACTTCAGAACATGGTCCTGCAGATGAGACTGTTAGCCGACAGGATGAGTCACACCAGAtagaagataaaaataaagttgttTCATCCGATAATGGTGAGACTGTGACATCTATTGATCAAATCAATGGAGATTATGAGGAATCCTTAGCTGAAACTAATGATAATAAGTTTTCCAATAAAATTGGAGAATGTCTCTTAAATGGAAAAGTAGCACCAATGCCCGCCCATTCATCAGGACTGCCTACTGCTTTAGAGACTGTCAATGTTGAAGGTCAGGATGGTCAGGGACAGGAGGATTCTGAAACATTACTGGACCATGTTAATAATGAGCAGATGAAACCTACTTGCATAAGTGTTCTCCTTCCATGCAATTCCCATCTGAGCCAGCCTGATATCTTATCTGGTGAAGCTGATACTTCTGTTCTCGTTTCTGACTTACAATCAGTAGATGTTGCACCATTGTCGTCAGAGACAGTTCAAAGGGAGGAAGGTCTTCATACTTCTGGAACTTCCACTAAGGTGCAAG GTGAAGAGTGCCACGTGACTGATGTTGTACAGTCAGAGGAAAATCAGATATCTGATCCAACTTTAAATGGAGAAACTCAGGAAGATGGAGGAAAACATGATGTTCGACTTGACAATGAAATATCTAATAATAACCAGAATGAAAATTTGACTAGTCCCACGACGACTGAATTGCCTGCTCCTGAAAAGTTGCTTTCCATTCCCCAGACACTTCTTGATAAACCACATGATTTGTTAGTTGAGACACCTGATAAAGAAGTTCAAGAAGAGGGTGATGGAAGTGGTGCTGGTATCAGAATTACTGGAAAAAAGCGTAGTTTTGCTGAAAGCGCGTTAACTGTACAGAGTTTAAATTCAGTTGAATCATTTGGAGTGACTAGATCAAAGAGAACTGTGGAGTCTATTCCTGATGATGATGACTTGCTATCTTCTATATTAG TTGGTAGAAAATCTTCAGCTTTGAAAATGAAGCCCACTCCACCTGCACCTGAAGTACCATCTATGAAGCGTGCTCGGTTCACCTCTCGACCAAGTGCATTGAAAAGGAAGGTGCTTATGGATGATTCAATGGTTCTGCATGGCGA TATCATACGCCAACAACTGACTAACACTGAGGACATACGTCGCTTGCGTAAAAAGGCCCCCTGCACACGCACTGAAATTTTGATGATTCAGAGGCAATTTCTGGAAGATGAAATTTTTAGCGAACCGGTACTAACTG GTATGTCAGCATATCTGACACGCATGCACAGTGAAGCATTTGATTGGAGTGGAATCAAGGTTTGTGAAAATGATGATAATAACATGGCTTCTTTGGAAGTGGTAAATGATGAACATTCTGCCAGGCAAATTGTCAAGCAAGATGGTGGAATGGAAGGGAGCACAGAACCTGTTGGTTGCAGAACTGACATTGAGGAACAAACCTCTGAGGTTTCCATTAATAAGGATAATCAGCAGGTTGAAGACCACTTAGGATCTTATGATATTGATAATGAGCACATGAATGGTGTTGTTGACATAGTTGGTCATAGAACTTCAGTACATGAACATTTGGGAGAAACAAGTGAAATGGAAAATGATAAAGTAAATTCTGAAGTCTCTGATGCCATAAATCATTCAGCTCCTGGGTTGGAGACATCCCAAAGTGAGCCAGCGTCTGGTGATATCCTTGAAATGCCATCTGCTACTGTTGATCAGTCAGTTATCTTGGACAAAGCAATTGGTACTCATGAACCTATGCAGGTGGATACTCCAATAATACCATCGGATGAGATTCATAATCAACTGATTGAGGATGTTGCTGGCTTAAGGGATATGAGCAATGACATAGGACTTGATTGTACTGAAGTAGTTGACAACTGTGCAAAGAAAATTGGTGCAGTTGAAGCTGAATTGCGGACAGGGGAAGAACTTCTGTTGGAGGAAAGCAAAGTTCGTGCATCGGTTGAAATTGGAGGAGATGAACAGGTAGATGGTTCTGCACCTAATGATGGTGCAGATGCTTCTCTTGCTAATGTGTCTTCTGAGGCTGGtagctttgttaattttagTTCTGTAAATATTGACCAAGCTTTTGAAGAGATTGAAAATTATAAGCATGGGGTTTTTAGTGATAATGGGGGCCTGGGTGGGAATTCCATGGGCATTGATGACAAGGACCAAACCTCTGATCATTTGTGTAGTGAAGAAGCTAAAATAAACTCTACATATACAATAGGACTCGATGGGGATTTTAAAAACACTTCGATGAATGATGGAGATAATACAGTATCTCAACTAGTTGATCAGCAGGACACCATGGATACACAAAATGCTCCTCCTGACCATGTTACCACGGGAGAATGTGAT GATATTCGAGATGTCGGATTTGCAAATGATACAG AATTTTTGAATGTAGACGATGATGAAATAGATGAAGATGACAACGAAGGATTGCCAAATGCTGAAGATCCTCGCCTGCTTGAAAATAGTGGGTGGTCTTCCCGCACCAG AGCTGTTGCCAAGTACCTTCAAACTTTATTTGACAAGGAAGCAGAGCATGGAAGAAAAGTTCTGTTAATGGACAACCTGCTCACTGGCAAAACTCGTAAGGAAGCATCAAGAATGTTCTTCGAGACTTTG GTTCTTAAAACAAAGGATTACGTCCATGTTGAACAGGGGAAGCCTTTTGATAACATCAATATAAAGCCACGAGCAAAGCTAATGAAATCAGACTTCTGA
- the LOC8263452 gene encoding sister chromatid cohesion 1 protein 4 isoform X1: MFYSQFILAKKGPLGTIWIAAHLERKLRKNQVADTDIGVSVDSILFPEVPIALRLSSHLLLGVVRIYSRKVNYLFDDCSEALLKIKQAFRSTAVDLPPEESTAPYHSITLPETFDLDDFELPDNDIFQGNYIDHHVSTREQITLQDTMDGAVYSTSQFGLDERFGDGDTSQVGLDLEEDLFLGKVAATGHDEISENDAQTSVELLEPSKTVASHERMTGTSEEMPLNGTRSKIEDLAANLEVIDYAQAPSTPGLMEEPNLSSVKDCLVCDDHLESEDHNVRGLGGMEISKNAPSKSALHHGDDARDLSLVDHLSHDTIAYMPTEEHSRLSGDLEINQAGLEGELLSTAVTSEHGPADETVSRQDESHQIEDKNKVVSSDNGETVTSIDQINGDYEESLAETNDNKFSNKIGECLLNGKVAPMPAHSSGLPTALETVNVEGQDGQGQEDSETLLDHVNNEQMKPTCISVLLPCNSHLSQPDILSGEADTSVLVSDLQSVDVAPLSSETVQREEGLHTSGTSTKVQGEECHVTDVVQSEENQISDPTLNGETQEDGGKHDVRLDNEISNNNQNENLTSPTTTELPAPEKLLSIPQTLLDKPHDLLVETPDKEVQEEGDGSGAGIRITGKKRSFAESALTVQSLNSVESFGVTRSKRTVESIPDDDDLLSSILVGRKSSALKMKPTPPAPEVPSMKRARFTSRPSALKRKVLMDDSMVLHGDIIRQQLTNTEDIRRLRKKAPCTRTEILMIQRQFLEDEIFSEPVLTGMSAYLTRMHSEAFDWSGIKVCENDDNNMASLEVVNDEHSARQIVKQDGGMEGSTEPVGCRTDIEEQTSEVSINKDNQQVEDHLGSYDIDNEHMNGVVDIVGHRTSVHEHLGETSEMENDKVNSEVSDAINHSAPGLETSQSEPASGDILEMPSATVDQSVILDKAIGTHEPMQVDTPIIPSDEIHNQLIEDVAGLRDMSNDIGLDCTEVVDNCAKKIGAVEAELRTGEELLLEESKVRASVEIGGDEQVDGSAPNDGADASLANVSSEAGSFVNFSSVNIDQAFEEIENYKHGVFSDNGGLGGNSMGIDDKDQTSDHLCSEEAKINSTYTIGLDGDFKNTSMNDGDNTVSQLVDQQDTMDTQNAPPDHVTTGECDQDIRDVGFANDTEFLNVDDDEIDEDDNEGLPNAEDPRLLENSGWSSRTRAVAKYLQTLFDKEAEHGRKVLLMDNLLTGKTRKEASRMFFETLVLKTKDYVHVEQGKPFDNINIKPRAKLMKSDF; this comes from the exons ATGTTTTATTCCCAGTTTATATTGGCCAAGAAAGGGCCTTTAGGGACTATATGGATAGCAGCTCATTTGGAGAGAAAGCTTCGAAAGAACCAAGTTGCTGATACTGACATTGGTGTCTCCGTAG ATTCCATTCTCTTTCCTGAAGTACCAATTGCACTCAGGCTGTCCAGTCATCTTCTGCTTGGTGTGGTGAGGATATATTCTAGAAAGGTGAATTACCTTTTCGATGACTGCAGTGAGGCTTTGCTAAAGATAAAGCAAGCTTTTCGTTCCACAGCAGTTGATTTACCACCAGAAGAATCAACTGCTCCATATCACTCTATTACATTGCCCGAGACTTTTGATCTTGATGACTTTGAGCTgccagataatgatatttttcaAGG TAACTACATTGACCACCATGTCAGTACAAGGGAGCAGATTACACTCCAAGACACAATGGATGGTGCAGTCTACTCTACATCACAATTTGGCTTAGATG AGCGCTTTGGTGATGGTGACACTTCTCAAGTTGGATTGGACCTTGAAGAG GACCTGTTTCTAGGCAAGGTTGCAGCAACAGGGCATGATGAAATTTCTGA AAATGATGCTCAGACATCTGTTGAGCTATTGGAGCCTTCAAAAACAGTTGCAAGTCATGAAAGGATGACTGGAACTTCTGAAGAAATGCCATTGAATGGTACTAGAAGCAAG ATTGAAGATCTTGCTGCCAATTTGGAGGTCATTGACTATGCCCAGGCTCCATCGACCCCTGGATTAATGGAAGAGCCAAACCTGTCTAGTGTTAAGGACTGTCTGGTCTGTGATGATCATTTAGAGTCGGAAGATCACAATGTAAGAGGATTAGGAGGAATGGAGATATCAAAAAATGCGCCTAGTAAATCAGCTCTTCATCATGGGGATGATGCAAGGGATTTGTCTTTGGTTGATCATTTAAGTCATGATACAATTGCGTACATGCCTACTGAGGAGCACAGCCGCCTTTCTGGTGACTTGGAGATCAATCAGGCAGGGCTAGAAGGAGAATTACTTTCTACAGCAGTGACTTCAGAACATGGTCCTGCAGATGAGACTGTTAGCCGACAGGATGAGTCACACCAGAtagaagataaaaataaagttgttTCATCCGATAATGGTGAGACTGTGACATCTATTGATCAAATCAATGGAGATTATGAGGAATCCTTAGCTGAAACTAATGATAATAAGTTTTCCAATAAAATTGGAGAATGTCTCTTAAATGGAAAAGTAGCACCAATGCCCGCCCATTCATCAGGACTGCCTACTGCTTTAGAGACTGTCAATGTTGAAGGTCAGGATGGTCAGGGACAGGAGGATTCTGAAACATTACTGGACCATGTTAATAATGAGCAGATGAAACCTACTTGCATAAGTGTTCTCCTTCCATGCAATTCCCATCTGAGCCAGCCTGATATCTTATCTGGTGAAGCTGATACTTCTGTTCTCGTTTCTGACTTACAATCAGTAGATGTTGCACCATTGTCGTCAGAGACAGTTCAAAGGGAGGAAGGTCTTCATACTTCTGGAACTTCCACTAAGGTGCAAG GTGAAGAGTGCCACGTGACTGATGTTGTACAGTCAGAGGAAAATCAGATATCTGATCCAACTTTAAATGGAGAAACTCAGGAAGATGGAGGAAAACATGATGTTCGACTTGACAATGAAATATCTAATAATAACCAGAATGAAAATTTGACTAGTCCCACGACGACTGAATTGCCTGCTCCTGAAAAGTTGCTTTCCATTCCCCAGACACTTCTTGATAAACCACATGATTTGTTAGTTGAGACACCTGATAAAGAAGTTCAAGAAGAGGGTGATGGAAGTGGTGCTGGTATCAGAATTACTGGAAAAAAGCGTAGTTTTGCTGAAAGCGCGTTAACTGTACAGAGTTTAAATTCAGTTGAATCATTTGGAGTGACTAGATCAAAGAGAACTGTGGAGTCTATTCCTGATGATGATGACTTGCTATCTTCTATATTAG TTGGTAGAAAATCTTCAGCTTTGAAAATGAAGCCCACTCCACCTGCACCTGAAGTACCATCTATGAAGCGTGCTCGGTTCACCTCTCGACCAAGTGCATTGAAAAGGAAGGTGCTTATGGATGATTCAATGGTTCTGCATGGCGA TATCATACGCCAACAACTGACTAACACTGAGGACATACGTCGCTTGCGTAAAAAGGCCCCCTGCACACGCACTGAAATTTTGATGATTCAGAGGCAATTTCTGGAAGATGAAATTTTTAGCGAACCGGTACTAACTG GTATGTCAGCATATCTGACACGCATGCACAGTGAAGCATTTGATTGGAGTGGAATCAAGGTTTGTGAAAATGATGATAATAACATGGCTTCTTTGGAAGTGGTAAATGATGAACATTCTGCCAGGCAAATTGTCAAGCAAGATGGTGGAATGGAAGGGAGCACAGAACCTGTTGGTTGCAGAACTGACATTGAGGAACAAACCTCTGAGGTTTCCATTAATAAGGATAATCAGCAGGTTGAAGACCACTTAGGATCTTATGATATTGATAATGAGCACATGAATGGTGTTGTTGACATAGTTGGTCATAGAACTTCAGTACATGAACATTTGGGAGAAACAAGTGAAATGGAAAATGATAAAGTAAATTCTGAAGTCTCTGATGCCATAAATCATTCAGCTCCTGGGTTGGAGACATCCCAAAGTGAGCCAGCGTCTGGTGATATCCTTGAAATGCCATCTGCTACTGTTGATCAGTCAGTTATCTTGGACAAAGCAATTGGTACTCATGAACCTATGCAGGTGGATACTCCAATAATACCATCGGATGAGATTCATAATCAACTGATTGAGGATGTTGCTGGCTTAAGGGATATGAGCAATGACATAGGACTTGATTGTACTGAAGTAGTTGACAACTGTGCAAAGAAAATTGGTGCAGTTGAAGCTGAATTGCGGACAGGGGAAGAACTTCTGTTGGAGGAAAGCAAAGTTCGTGCATCGGTTGAAATTGGAGGAGATGAACAGGTAGATGGTTCTGCACCTAATGATGGTGCAGATGCTTCTCTTGCTAATGTGTCTTCTGAGGCTGGtagctttgttaattttagTTCTGTAAATATTGACCAAGCTTTTGAAGAGATTGAAAATTATAAGCATGGGGTTTTTAGTGATAATGGGGGCCTGGGTGGGAATTCCATGGGCATTGATGACAAGGACCAAACCTCTGATCATTTGTGTAGTGAAGAAGCTAAAATAAACTCTACATATACAATAGGACTCGATGGGGATTTTAAAAACACTTCGATGAATGATGGAGATAATACAGTATCTCAACTAGTTGATCAGCAGGACACCATGGATACACAAAATGCTCCTCCTGACCATGTTACCACGGGAGAATGTGAT CAGGATATTCGAGATGTCGGATTTGCAAATGATACAG AATTTTTGAATGTAGACGATGATGAAATAGATGAAGATGACAACGAAGGATTGCCAAATGCTGAAGATCCTCGCCTGCTTGAAAATAGTGGGTGGTCTTCCCGCACCAG AGCTGTTGCCAAGTACCTTCAAACTTTATTTGACAAGGAAGCAGAGCATGGAAGAAAAGTTCTGTTAATGGACAACCTGCTCACTGGCAAAACTCGTAAGGAAGCATCAAGAATGTTCTTCGAGACTTTG GTTCTTAAAACAAAGGATTACGTCCATGTTGAACAGGGGAAGCCTTTTGATAACATCAATATAAAGCCACGAGCAAAGCTAATGAAATCAGACTTCTGA
- the LOC8263452 gene encoding sister chromatid cohesion 1 protein 4 isoform X3, producing MIEDLAANLEVIDYAQAPSTPGLMEEPNLSSVKDCLVCDDHLESEDHNVRGLGGMEISKNAPSKSALHHGDDARDLSLVDHLSHDTIAYMPTEEHSRLSGDLEINQAGLEGELLSTAVTSEHGPADETVSRQDESHQIEDKNKVVSSDNGETVTSIDQINGDYEESLAETNDNKFSNKIGECLLNGKVAPMPAHSSGLPTALETVNVEGQDGQGQEDSETLLDHVNNEQMKPTCISVLLPCNSHLSQPDILSGEADTSVLVSDLQSVDVAPLSSETVQREEGLHTSGTSTKVQGEECHVTDVVQSEENQISDPTLNGETQEDGGKHDVRLDNEISNNNQNENLTSPTTTELPAPEKLLSIPQTLLDKPHDLLVETPDKEVQEEGDGSGAGIRITGKKRSFAESALTVQSLNSVESFGVTRSKRTVESIPDDDDLLSSILVGRKSSALKMKPTPPAPEVPSMKRARFTSRPSALKRKVLMDDSMVLHGDIIRQQLTNTEDIRRLRKKAPCTRTEILMIQRQFLEDEIFSEPVLTGMSAYLTRMHSEAFDWSGIKVCENDDNNMASLEVVNDEHSARQIVKQDGGMEGSTEPVGCRTDIEEQTSEVSINKDNQQVEDHLGSYDIDNEHMNGVVDIVGHRTSVHEHLGETSEMENDKVNSEVSDAINHSAPGLETSQSEPASGDILEMPSATVDQSVILDKAIGTHEPMQVDTPIIPSDEIHNQLIEDVAGLRDMSNDIGLDCTEVVDNCAKKIGAVEAELRTGEELLLEESKVRASVEIGGDEQVDGSAPNDGADASLANVSSEAGSFVNFSSVNIDQAFEEIENYKHGVFSDNGGLGGNSMGIDDKDQTSDHLCSEEAKINSTYTIGLDGDFKNTSMNDGDNTVSQLVDQQDTMDTQNAPPDHVTTGECDQDIRDVGFANDTEFLNVDDDEIDEDDNEGLPNAEDPRLLENSGWSSRTRAVAKYLQTLFDKEAEHGRKVLLMDNLLTGKTRKEASRMFFETLVLKTKDYVHVEQGKPFDNINIKPRAKLMKSDF from the exons ATG ATTGAAGATCTTGCTGCCAATTTGGAGGTCATTGACTATGCCCAGGCTCCATCGACCCCTGGATTAATGGAAGAGCCAAACCTGTCTAGTGTTAAGGACTGTCTGGTCTGTGATGATCATTTAGAGTCGGAAGATCACAATGTAAGAGGATTAGGAGGAATGGAGATATCAAAAAATGCGCCTAGTAAATCAGCTCTTCATCATGGGGATGATGCAAGGGATTTGTCTTTGGTTGATCATTTAAGTCATGATACAATTGCGTACATGCCTACTGAGGAGCACAGCCGCCTTTCTGGTGACTTGGAGATCAATCAGGCAGGGCTAGAAGGAGAATTACTTTCTACAGCAGTGACTTCAGAACATGGTCCTGCAGATGAGACTGTTAGCCGACAGGATGAGTCACACCAGAtagaagataaaaataaagttgttTCATCCGATAATGGTGAGACTGTGACATCTATTGATCAAATCAATGGAGATTATGAGGAATCCTTAGCTGAAACTAATGATAATAAGTTTTCCAATAAAATTGGAGAATGTCTCTTAAATGGAAAAGTAGCACCAATGCCCGCCCATTCATCAGGACTGCCTACTGCTTTAGAGACTGTCAATGTTGAAGGTCAGGATGGTCAGGGACAGGAGGATTCTGAAACATTACTGGACCATGTTAATAATGAGCAGATGAAACCTACTTGCATAAGTGTTCTCCTTCCATGCAATTCCCATCTGAGCCAGCCTGATATCTTATCTGGTGAAGCTGATACTTCTGTTCTCGTTTCTGACTTACAATCAGTAGATGTTGCACCATTGTCGTCAGAGACAGTTCAAAGGGAGGAAGGTCTTCATACTTCTGGAACTTCCACTAAGGTGCAAG GTGAAGAGTGCCACGTGACTGATGTTGTACAGTCAGAGGAAAATCAGATATCTGATCCAACTTTAAATGGAGAAACTCAGGAAGATGGAGGAAAACATGATGTTCGACTTGACAATGAAATATCTAATAATAACCAGAATGAAAATTTGACTAGTCCCACGACGACTGAATTGCCTGCTCCTGAAAAGTTGCTTTCCATTCCCCAGACACTTCTTGATAAACCACATGATTTGTTAGTTGAGACACCTGATAAAGAAGTTCAAGAAGAGGGTGATGGAAGTGGTGCTGGTATCAGAATTACTGGAAAAAAGCGTAGTTTTGCTGAAAGCGCGTTAACTGTACAGAGTTTAAATTCAGTTGAATCATTTGGAGTGACTAGATCAAAGAGAACTGTGGAGTCTATTCCTGATGATGATGACTTGCTATCTTCTATATTAG TTGGTAGAAAATCTTCAGCTTTGAAAATGAAGCCCACTCCACCTGCACCTGAAGTACCATCTATGAAGCGTGCTCGGTTCACCTCTCGACCAAGTGCATTGAAAAGGAAGGTGCTTATGGATGATTCAATGGTTCTGCATGGCGA TATCATACGCCAACAACTGACTAACACTGAGGACATACGTCGCTTGCGTAAAAAGGCCCCCTGCACACGCACTGAAATTTTGATGATTCAGAGGCAATTTCTGGAAGATGAAATTTTTAGCGAACCGGTACTAACTG GTATGTCAGCATATCTGACACGCATGCACAGTGAAGCATTTGATTGGAGTGGAATCAAGGTTTGTGAAAATGATGATAATAACATGGCTTCTTTGGAAGTGGTAAATGATGAACATTCTGCCAGGCAAATTGTCAAGCAAGATGGTGGAATGGAAGGGAGCACAGAACCTGTTGGTTGCAGAACTGACATTGAGGAACAAACCTCTGAGGTTTCCATTAATAAGGATAATCAGCAGGTTGAAGACCACTTAGGATCTTATGATATTGATAATGAGCACATGAATGGTGTTGTTGACATAGTTGGTCATAGAACTTCAGTACATGAACATTTGGGAGAAACAAGTGAAATGGAAAATGATAAAGTAAATTCTGAAGTCTCTGATGCCATAAATCATTCAGCTCCTGGGTTGGAGACATCCCAAAGTGAGCCAGCGTCTGGTGATATCCTTGAAATGCCATCTGCTACTGTTGATCAGTCAGTTATCTTGGACAAAGCAATTGGTACTCATGAACCTATGCAGGTGGATACTCCAATAATACCATCGGATGAGATTCATAATCAACTGATTGAGGATGTTGCTGGCTTAAGGGATATGAGCAATGACATAGGACTTGATTGTACTGAAGTAGTTGACAACTGTGCAAAGAAAATTGGTGCAGTTGAAGCTGAATTGCGGACAGGGGAAGAACTTCTGTTGGAGGAAAGCAAAGTTCGTGCATCGGTTGAAATTGGAGGAGATGAACAGGTAGATGGTTCTGCACCTAATGATGGTGCAGATGCTTCTCTTGCTAATGTGTCTTCTGAGGCTGGtagctttgttaattttagTTCTGTAAATATTGACCAAGCTTTTGAAGAGATTGAAAATTATAAGCATGGGGTTTTTAGTGATAATGGGGGCCTGGGTGGGAATTCCATGGGCATTGATGACAAGGACCAAACCTCTGATCATTTGTGTAGTGAAGAAGCTAAAATAAACTCTACATATACAATAGGACTCGATGGGGATTTTAAAAACACTTCGATGAATGATGGAGATAATACAGTATCTCAACTAGTTGATCAGCAGGACACCATGGATACACAAAATGCTCCTCCTGACCATGTTACCACGGGAGAATGTGAT CAGGATATTCGAGATGTCGGATTTGCAAATGATACAG AATTTTTGAATGTAGACGATGATGAAATAGATGAAGATGACAACGAAGGATTGCCAAATGCTGAAGATCCTCGCCTGCTTGAAAATAGTGGGTGGTCTTCCCGCACCAG AGCTGTTGCCAAGTACCTTCAAACTTTATTTGACAAGGAAGCAGAGCATGGAAGAAAAGTTCTGTTAATGGACAACCTGCTCACTGGCAAAACTCGTAAGGAAGCATCAAGAATGTTCTTCGAGACTTTG GTTCTTAAAACAAAGGATTACGTCCATGTTGAACAGGGGAAGCCTTTTGATAACATCAATATAAAGCCACGAGCAAAGCTAATGAAATCAGACTTCTGA